The following coding sequences are from one Streptomyces venezuelae window:
- a CDS encoding inositol-3-phosphate synthase, with protein sequence MGSVRVAIVGVGNCAASLVQGVEYYKDADPDTKVPGLMHVQFGDYHVGDVEFVAAFDVDAKKVGLDLSDAIGASENNTIKICDVPNKGVTVQRGHTYDGLGKYYRQTIEESDEAPVDIVQTLKDRQVDVLVCYLPVGSEDAAKFYAQCAIDAKVAFVNALPVFIAGTKEWADKFTEAGVPIVGDDIKSQVGATITHRVMAKLFEDRGVRLERTMQLNVGGNMDFKNMLERDRLESKKISKTQAVTSQIPDRELGEKNVHIGPSDYVAWLDDRKWAYVRLEGRAFGDVPLNLEYKLEVWDSPNSAGVIIDALRAAKIAKDRGIGGPILSASSYFMKSPPVQYFDDEAYANVEKFIKGEVER encoded by the coding sequence ATGGGTTCGGTTCGCGTAGCCATCGTCGGCGTGGGCAACTGCGCCGCCTCGCTGGTCCAGGGCGTCGAGTACTACAAGGACGCAGACCCGGACACCAAGGTCCCGGGCCTGATGCACGTCCAGTTCGGCGACTACCACGTCGGTGACGTCGAGTTCGTCGCCGCGTTCGACGTCGACGCGAAGAAGGTCGGCCTCGACCTCTCGGACGCCATCGGCGCCAGCGAGAACAACACCATCAAGATCTGCGACGTGCCGAACAAGGGCGTCACCGTCCAGCGCGGCCACACCTACGACGGCCTGGGCAAGTACTACCGCCAGACCATCGAGGAGTCCGACGAGGCCCCGGTCGACATCGTCCAGACCCTCAAGGACCGCCAGGTCGACGTCCTCGTCTGCTACCTGCCCGTCGGTTCCGAGGACGCCGCGAAGTTCTACGCGCAGTGCGCCATCGACGCCAAGGTCGCGTTCGTCAACGCTCTCCCGGTCTTCATCGCCGGCACCAAGGAGTGGGCGGACAAGTTCACCGAGGCCGGTGTCCCGATCGTCGGCGACGACATCAAGTCGCAGGTCGGCGCCACCATCACGCACCGCGTGATGGCGAAGCTGTTCGAGGACCGCGGTGTCCGTCTCGAGCGCACCATGCAGCTCAACGTCGGCGGCAACATGGACTTCAAGAACATGCTCGAGCGCGACCGCCTCGAGTCCAAGAAGATCTCGAAGACGCAGGCCGTCACCTCGCAGATCCCGGACCGCGAGCTGGGCGAGAAGAACGTCCACATCGGCCCGTCCGACTACGTCGCTTGGCTCGACGACCGCAAGTGGGCGTACGTCCGCCTCGAGGGCCGCGCCTTCGGCGACGTCCCGCTGAACCTGGAGTACAAGCTCGAGGTCTGGGACTCCCCGAACTCGGCCGGCGTCATCATCGACGCCCTGCGCGCCGCGAAGATCGCCAAGGACCGCGGCATCGGAGGCCCGATCCTCTCCGCGTCCAGCTACTTCATGAAGTCCCCGCCGGTCCAGTACTTCGACGACGAGGCCTACGCGAACGTCGAGAAGTTCATCAAGGGCGAGGTCGAGCGCTAA